From a region of the Alnus glutinosa chromosome 1, dhAlnGlut1.1, whole genome shotgun sequence genome:
- the LOC133867152 gene encoding DNA polymerase lambda isoform X1, producing the protein MAPKPTKNRTPPPDPHGMFAGLVVFFVENGVQARRLQIWKQKLVQMGAEIEERLSKRVTNVFAMNSEALLKQVGTERLARFKGRVLLYQWLEDSLRLGEKVSEDSYSLKVDPEGDNRPDKSLVPKEANENTSGYEEPLNSKKIKPSPEDSKKTNAESKEDAKSNALYGEPSILGGSDESPQSISPANTCPNSPDALNKDIGALQASLLYSPPDLNKNITEIFGKLIDIYRALGDDRRSFSYHKAILVIEKLPFKIESANQVKDLPSIGKSLQDHIQEIVTTGKLSKLEHFERDEKVLQRFSVELKFYYHVVLKAVILQTFVHQKSGVRTINLFGEVWGIGPATALKLYEKGYRTLDDLQNEELLTNSQRIGLKYFQDIKHRIPRHEVQEMEELLQKVGEDILPGVIIVCGGSFRRGKASCGDLDIIITHPDGKSHNGFLSKYVSRLKDMKFLREDLVFSTHSKEGTDSGVDTYFGLCTYPGRELRHRIDLKVFPRDIYAFGLIAWTGNDVLNRRLRLLAESKGFRLDDTGLFPATYSTGGKRGTRATASLKFNTEKEVFDFLGFPWLEAHERNL; encoded by the exons ATGGCGCCAAAGCCAACCAAAAACCGAACTCCCCCTCCAGACCCACATGGGATGTTCGCAGGACTGGTCGTTTTCTTTGTCGAAAACGGTGTTCAGGCTCGCCGATTACAG ATTTGGAAGCAGAAGCTGGTGCAAATGGGGGCTGAAATAGAAGAGCGCCTGTCCAAAAGGGTCACTAATGTGTTTGCTATGAACTCAGAGGCCCTTCTCAAACAAGTGGGCACTGAACGCTTGGCACGCTTTAAGGGA AGGGTTCTCCTTTATCAATGGCTGGAGGATAGCTTGAGATTAGGAGAAAAGGTCTCTGAGGATTCGTACAGTCTAAAAGTGGACCCGGAAGGAGATAACAGACCAGACAAATCTTTAGTTCCTAAAGAAGCCAACGAAAACACTTCTGGCTATGAAGAACCATTGAATAGCAAAAAGATCAAACCCTCTCCTGAAGATTCAAAAAAAACGAATGCAGAAAGCAAAGAAGATGCAaagagtaatgctctatatggGGAACCAAGTATTCTCGGAGGTTCTGATGAGTCACCCCAGAGTATAAGCCCAGCAAATACCTGTCCAAACAGCCCTGATGCTTTGAATAAGGAC ATTGGAGCATTGCAGGCATCCTTGCTGTATAGTCCTCCTGATTTAAACAAGAATATAACCGAGATATTTGGAAAGCTTATTGACATATATCGAG CGTTGGGTGATGACCGGAGGTCATTTAGCTACCACAAGGCTATCCTAGTTATTGAGAAGTTGCCCTTCAAAATTGAAAGTGCAAACCAGGTCAAAGACCTACCCTCGATTGGAAAGTCATTGCAAGATCAT ATCCAGGAGATAGTGACAACTGGAAAGTTATCCAAGCTGGAGCACTTTGAAAGAGATGAAAAGGTGTTGCAAAGGTTCTCAGTAGAACTAAAGTTTTACTATCATGTAGTGCTAAAGGCAGTCATTTTACAAACTTTTGTTCATCAAAAGAGTGGG GTACGAACAATCAACTTATTCGGCGAAGTTTGGGGGATTGGTCCAGCCACTGCTCTTAAACTATATGAGAAAGGATATCGTACACTAGATGATCTGCAGAATGAGGAATTGTTAACGAATTCACAAAGAATTGGGTTGAAATATTTTCAAGATATCAAGCATAGGATTCCACGCCATGAG GTTCAAGAGATGGAGGAGCTTCTTCAGAAAGTTGGGGAGGATATTTTGCCTGGG GTAATTATCGTATGTGGAGGATCATTTAGACGTGGAAAAGCTTCCTGTGGGGATTTGGACATTATAATTACACATCCCGATGGAAAGAG TCATAACggttttttatcaaaatatgtaaGTCGTTTAAAGGATATGAAGTTCTTGAGAGAGGATTTGGTTTTCAGTACTCACAGTAAGGAG GGTACTGATTCTGGTGTTGACACATACTTCGGTCTTTGCACATATCCTGGACGTGAGCTGCGCCACCGCATTGATTTAAAG gtTTTCCCAAGGGACATATATGCATTTGGATTAATAGCTTGGACAGGGAATGATGTATTAAATAGGAG GTTGAGATTGCTGGCAGAATCTAAAGGATTCCGGCTTGATGATACAGGGCTGTTTCCAGCTACTTACAGTACAGGCGGTAAACGG GGCACAAGAGCCACTGCAAGTTTGAAATTTAACACAGAGAAGGAGGTGTTTGATTTCCTGGGATTTCCTTGGCTTGAAGCACATGAAAGGAATCTGTGA
- the LOC133867152 gene encoding DNA polymerase lambda isoform X2 — MAPKPTKNRTPPPDPHGMFAGLVVFFVENGVQARRLQIWKQKLVQMGAEIEERLSKRVTNVFAMNSEALLKQVGTERLARFKGRVLLYQWLEDSLRLGEKVSEDSYSLKVDPEGDNRPDKSLVPKEANENTSGYEEPLNSKKIKPSPEDSKKTNAESKEDAKSNALYGEPSILGGSDESPQSISPANTCPNSPDALNKDIGALQASLLYSPPDLNKNITEIFGKLIDIYRALGDDRRSFSYHKAILVIEKLPFKIESANQVKDLPSIGKSLQDHIQEIVTTGKLSKLEHFERDEKVRTINLFGEVWGIGPATALKLYEKGYRTLDDLQNEELLTNSQRIGLKYFQDIKHRIPRHEVQEMEELLQKVGEDILPGVIIVCGGSFRRGKASCGDLDIIITHPDGKSHNGFLSKYVSRLKDMKFLREDLVFSTHSKEGTDSGVDTYFGLCTYPGRELRHRIDLKVFPRDIYAFGLIAWTGNDVLNRRLRLLAESKGFRLDDTGLFPATYSTGGKRGTRATASLKFNTEKEVFDFLGFPWLEAHERNL; from the exons ATGGCGCCAAAGCCAACCAAAAACCGAACTCCCCCTCCAGACCCACATGGGATGTTCGCAGGACTGGTCGTTTTCTTTGTCGAAAACGGTGTTCAGGCTCGCCGATTACAG ATTTGGAAGCAGAAGCTGGTGCAAATGGGGGCTGAAATAGAAGAGCGCCTGTCCAAAAGGGTCACTAATGTGTTTGCTATGAACTCAGAGGCCCTTCTCAAACAAGTGGGCACTGAACGCTTGGCACGCTTTAAGGGA AGGGTTCTCCTTTATCAATGGCTGGAGGATAGCTTGAGATTAGGAGAAAAGGTCTCTGAGGATTCGTACAGTCTAAAAGTGGACCCGGAAGGAGATAACAGACCAGACAAATCTTTAGTTCCTAAAGAAGCCAACGAAAACACTTCTGGCTATGAAGAACCATTGAATAGCAAAAAGATCAAACCCTCTCCTGAAGATTCAAAAAAAACGAATGCAGAAAGCAAAGAAGATGCAaagagtaatgctctatatggGGAACCAAGTATTCTCGGAGGTTCTGATGAGTCACCCCAGAGTATAAGCCCAGCAAATACCTGTCCAAACAGCCCTGATGCTTTGAATAAGGAC ATTGGAGCATTGCAGGCATCCTTGCTGTATAGTCCTCCTGATTTAAACAAGAATATAACCGAGATATTTGGAAAGCTTATTGACATATATCGAG CGTTGGGTGATGACCGGAGGTCATTTAGCTACCACAAGGCTATCCTAGTTATTGAGAAGTTGCCCTTCAAAATTGAAAGTGCAAACCAGGTCAAAGACCTACCCTCGATTGGAAAGTCATTGCAAGATCAT ATCCAGGAGATAGTGACAACTGGAAAGTTATCCAAGCTGGAGCACTTTGAAAGAGATGAAAAG GTACGAACAATCAACTTATTCGGCGAAGTTTGGGGGATTGGTCCAGCCACTGCTCTTAAACTATATGAGAAAGGATATCGTACACTAGATGATCTGCAGAATGAGGAATTGTTAACGAATTCACAAAGAATTGGGTTGAAATATTTTCAAGATATCAAGCATAGGATTCCACGCCATGAG GTTCAAGAGATGGAGGAGCTTCTTCAGAAAGTTGGGGAGGATATTTTGCCTGGG GTAATTATCGTATGTGGAGGATCATTTAGACGTGGAAAAGCTTCCTGTGGGGATTTGGACATTATAATTACACATCCCGATGGAAAGAG TCATAACggttttttatcaaaatatgtaaGTCGTTTAAAGGATATGAAGTTCTTGAGAGAGGATTTGGTTTTCAGTACTCACAGTAAGGAG GGTACTGATTCTGGTGTTGACACATACTTCGGTCTTTGCACATATCCTGGACGTGAGCTGCGCCACCGCATTGATTTAAAG gtTTTCCCAAGGGACATATATGCATTTGGATTAATAGCTTGGACAGGGAATGATGTATTAAATAGGAG GTTGAGATTGCTGGCAGAATCTAAAGGATTCCGGCTTGATGATACAGGGCTGTTTCCAGCTACTTACAGTACAGGCGGTAAACGG GGCACAAGAGCCACTGCAAGTTTGAAATTTAACACAGAGAAGGAGGTGTTTGATTTCCTGGGATTTCCTTGGCTTGAAGCACATGAAAGGAATCTGTGA
- the LOC133867152 gene encoding DNA polymerase lambda isoform X3: MAPKPTKNRTPPPDPHGMFAGLVVFFVENGVQARRLQIWKQKLVQMGAEIEERLSKRVTNVFAMNSEALLKQVGTERLARFKGRVLLYQWLEDSLRLGEKVSEDSYSLKVDPEGDNRPDKSLVPKEANENTSGYEEPLNSKKIKPSPEDSKKTNAESKEDAKSNALYGEPSILGGSDESPQSISPANTCPNSPDALNKDIGALQASLLYSPPDLNKNITEIFGKLIDIYRALGDDRRSFSYHKAILVIEKLPFKIESANQVKDLPSIGKSLQDHIQEIVTTGKLSKLEHFERDEKVLQRFSVELKFYYHVVLKAVILQTFVHQKSGVRTINLFGEVWGIGPATALKLYEKGYRTLDDLQNEELLTNSQRIGLKYFQDIKHRIPRHEVQEMEELLQKVGEDILPGVIIVCGGSFRRGKASCGDLDIIITHPDGKSHNGFLSKYVSRLKDMKFLREDLVFSTHSKETCCDMLL; encoded by the exons ATGGCGCCAAAGCCAACCAAAAACCGAACTCCCCCTCCAGACCCACATGGGATGTTCGCAGGACTGGTCGTTTTCTTTGTCGAAAACGGTGTTCAGGCTCGCCGATTACAG ATTTGGAAGCAGAAGCTGGTGCAAATGGGGGCTGAAATAGAAGAGCGCCTGTCCAAAAGGGTCACTAATGTGTTTGCTATGAACTCAGAGGCCCTTCTCAAACAAGTGGGCACTGAACGCTTGGCACGCTTTAAGGGA AGGGTTCTCCTTTATCAATGGCTGGAGGATAGCTTGAGATTAGGAGAAAAGGTCTCTGAGGATTCGTACAGTCTAAAAGTGGACCCGGAAGGAGATAACAGACCAGACAAATCTTTAGTTCCTAAAGAAGCCAACGAAAACACTTCTGGCTATGAAGAACCATTGAATAGCAAAAAGATCAAACCCTCTCCTGAAGATTCAAAAAAAACGAATGCAGAAAGCAAAGAAGATGCAaagagtaatgctctatatggGGAACCAAGTATTCTCGGAGGTTCTGATGAGTCACCCCAGAGTATAAGCCCAGCAAATACCTGTCCAAACAGCCCTGATGCTTTGAATAAGGAC ATTGGAGCATTGCAGGCATCCTTGCTGTATAGTCCTCCTGATTTAAACAAGAATATAACCGAGATATTTGGAAAGCTTATTGACATATATCGAG CGTTGGGTGATGACCGGAGGTCATTTAGCTACCACAAGGCTATCCTAGTTATTGAGAAGTTGCCCTTCAAAATTGAAAGTGCAAACCAGGTCAAAGACCTACCCTCGATTGGAAAGTCATTGCAAGATCAT ATCCAGGAGATAGTGACAACTGGAAAGTTATCCAAGCTGGAGCACTTTGAAAGAGATGAAAAGGTGTTGCAAAGGTTCTCAGTAGAACTAAAGTTTTACTATCATGTAGTGCTAAAGGCAGTCATTTTACAAACTTTTGTTCATCAAAAGAGTGGG GTACGAACAATCAACTTATTCGGCGAAGTTTGGGGGATTGGTCCAGCCACTGCTCTTAAACTATATGAGAAAGGATATCGTACACTAGATGATCTGCAGAATGAGGAATTGTTAACGAATTCACAAAGAATTGGGTTGAAATATTTTCAAGATATCAAGCATAGGATTCCACGCCATGAG GTTCAAGAGATGGAGGAGCTTCTTCAGAAAGTTGGGGAGGATATTTTGCCTGGG GTAATTATCGTATGTGGAGGATCATTTAGACGTGGAAAAGCTTCCTGTGGGGATTTGGACATTATAATTACACATCCCGATGGAAAGAG TCATAACggttttttatcaaaatatgtaaGTCGTTTAAAGGATATGAAGTTCTTGAGAGAGGATTTGGTTTTCAGTACTCACAGTAAGGAG ACTTGCTGTGATATGCTCCTTTAG